The genomic segment AGAGTCGCGTTGGCTCGAGCCGCTGACATCGCCGATGTCGCCCCCAAGAGCAGCTTGCGCTCCCCCTCTCGCACCAACCAGATGGTCGCATTCGGACATCCAAATGTATCGACCGCGATCTTCGTGATCGCGGCACACAATGGCTCGATCTCCAAGGCAGCGCTGGTATCGCGAGTGAACCGGTCCCAGATGCGGCGGTAATCGTGCGCCGGTCGTGCCAGATGCCGACTCAGCCAGCGTCTCGCTCTCAGCTGGAACCTCGTCGACAGGAACACAGTCGCCAACCCCAAGGTGGCGAGAAGGACGAAGAACGCAACGGCGGGAGGCCATTGCCGGCCGCCCAGCGTATCGATGAGCTCGACCACGCCGACAACACCCACGAAATAGATTCCCACGACCAGCAGGGTCAGCGATCTGAAGAGCAGCGCGTCCGACGGATAGAGGTCGACGCTGGCCAGGCGGCGGCGAGCAATGGAGAAGGCGACGAGGCCACAGGCGAGTAACAGCGCTCCCGACCCAATCGGGAAGAGCGTGGTCTGGACGACCGAGTAGAGGAGAACCTGACTGTCGAGAAACACCTCGACACCAAACAGGGCGCCGAGCCCCAAGATCGCGAACTTGATTTGCCACCGAACACTCCCGGCCGACGCCCGCAGAGTTCTCTCGAAGTTCACCAGAACCGCGACCGCGGACATCACCAGGATCCCATGGAGGCCGACACCGGCCGTGCCCACGGGAACGAACAGCGCGGGCGTCACATCGGCAGCGCGAATCACGAGGGCGTGCCATCCTCCGAGGACCAGCGCGCTCGGAAGCAGGAAGGCAGCGACGAGCACGAAGCGCCAGCGCCTCAGGAACTCGAAAGGAGTTGCCCGCGCGAAAGTAAGCGCCGCGCCCAGCCAGAGGCCGGGAATGACCGCGGCGACGAGAAACCGGTAGCGATGCCACATCAGCGCGTCGGACTCGTTTGCCGCCAGGGTCGACAGCGCACCAATTCCTTCGCGAGCCGCAAGGGCCACCAACCCCACGGCAAGAATGGCGTGGGCCGTTTCGTGGCGGAGCCGGCGCAAAAGAAACCCTGCAAGCGACAGGGCCGCCAGTGCCGCCAGACACGCCAAGAGTACGTCGAACTTCATTGCATCCAGCAAGATGCTCTACTGTCAACAGGTTGGGGGGATCGGATGGGGCCTACTCTTCTCTCGGCGCCCAACCGGGGGGGAGCTACGCCAAAAGCGTTAGCTTTTTTTACAGTCTAGGAGGCCCTTCTGTCAAGCCGTAATTGAATTTGTTTTGAGTAAGATAGC from the Vicinamibacteria bacterium genome contains:
- the prsK gene encoding XrtA/PEP-CTERM system histidine kinase PrsK, giving the protein MKFDVLLACLAALAALSLAGFLLRRLRHETAHAILAVGLVALAAREGIGALSTLAANESDALMWHRYRFLVAAVIPGLWLGAALTFARATPFEFLRRWRFVLVAAFLLPSALVLGGWHALVIRAADVTPALFVPVGTAGVGLHGILVMSAVAVLVNFERTLRASAGSVRWQIKFAILGLGALFGVEVFLDSQVLLYSVVQTTLFPIGSGALLLACGLVAFSIARRRLASVDLYPSDALLFRSLTLLVVGIYFVGVVGVVELIDTLGGRQWPPAVAFFVLLATLGLATVFLSTRFQLRARRWLSRHLARPAHDYRRIWDRFTRDTSAALEIEPLCAAITKIAVDTFGCPNATIWLVREGERKLLLGATSAMSAARANATLSRHADGRDWLAVMAETLDRPIDLRDPRLPPAAAELERETNSRYSVALLGNDGCPIGFLTLSQRFPDQPLSFEDLALMKTLADQSAATIRNRQLARDLRRAREMEAFQVVSTFFVHDLKNLASRLSLAMQNLPAHIDKPEFRRDVLRMMDQSVRKIDTMTSRLSSLTNGLSLKRSDCDLNHLVRKTLATLNGSMKARVSCECCELPNVRIDSAEMQKVVTNLVLNAQEATGESGNIIVRTSAEKGWVLLSVVDDGCGMSPEFITQSLFRPFHTTKKSGLGIGLYQCKTIVEAHGGRIEVQSERQKGSTFNVLLPVQMNSA